The following are encoded together in the Panicum virgatum strain AP13 chromosome 6K, P.virgatum_v5, whole genome shotgun sequence genome:
- the LOC120711294 gene encoding uncharacterized protein LOC120711294, whose product MSCFGGVPATTKGAYYRSASGRPGGGRRRPWRWWRAKCAGIAAAVGSRIRRSIRGIDGRRRATSSSVHAQSGRWCHHRQHRRSFAPVYVDELYSHQQQPAKAALRAVRAVEPSTSDDAKLTAAPPVAHAAAARAAGGKPTARVGAADASSGKQQARAAAAAAAGAVGGAMRNVLLRSPGRGGGVLGVVKGMGEVDLRAELFIRKFKEDMRLQSQRSAEEFQAMLARGL is encoded by the coding sequence ATGTCCTGCTTCGGCGGCGTGCCGGCGACGACGAAGGGCGCCTACTACCGCTCGGCCTcggggcggccgggcggcggccgcaggaggccgtggcggtggtggcgcgccaAGTGCGCCGGCATCGCCGCGGCCGTTGGGTCGAGGATCCGGAGGTCCATCAGGGGGATCGACGGCCGTCGGCGCGCGACGTCGTCGTCCGTGCACGCGCAGAGCGGCCGGTGGTGCCACCACCGCCAGCATCGCCGGAGCTTCGCGCCGGTCTACGTCGACGAGCTCTAcagccaccagcagcagccagcCAAGGCCGCCCTCCGCGCCGTGCGGGCGGTGGAGCCCAGCACCAGCGACGACGCCAAGCTGACCGCCGCACCACccgtcgcgcacgccgccgccgctcgtgccGCAGGCGGCAAGCCCACCGCGCGCGtgggcgccgccgacgccagcaGCGGCAAGCAGCAGGCacgggcggccgccgccgccgctgcgggtgCTGTTGGCGGCGCGATGAGGAACGTGCTGCTGAGGAGCCCCgggcggggaggcggcgtgCTCGGGGTGGTGAAGGGGATGGGGGAGGTGGACCTCAGGGCGGAGCTCTTCATCAGGAAGTTCAAGGAGGACATGCGGCTGCAGAGCCAGCGGTCGGCCGAGGAGTTCCAGGCCATGCTCGCCAGGGGCCTATGA